Genomic segment of Colletotrichum destructivum chromosome 5, complete sequence:
TCATTCGGGTTCGTGGTTGCGCTCGCGAGATGAAGCACAGCGCAAAACTGCACCCACAACCACAAGCTCCGGAAGAAGATGCCACCCCGGATTTTACTGCAGGATTTCTCAAGCAGGCTCGCCTGTTCAGTGGCTTACAGAGAGTTCTTCGTGACGAAAAGCGAGCGCCGACACTAGACGAGGTGGCTTGGGACAGATACGAGGCCGACAAGACCAAACACAAGGCTCTGACAACGATGCTGAACAAGTTGGGACAGGGCGCAACGAAGACAAAACGGACGGCGAGAGAGTTAAGAATCTGTGTCGCAAAACTTTACTTCTCTGTGATTAGAGAGGCGGACTTCATCGCTACCACTCCGGTCGGTGCGGCCGGCTATCTCAGCAAAATGTTTCGCCCCGATATCGTCTTTCTGGACGAAGCTGCACACGCCCGAGAACTTACGGCCATGATACCCATTGCTCTCTATTCGCCACATGCGTTCATCCTCACTGGTGACACTCGACAGACTCGACCCTTTGTTGAATGCGCCAAAGGTTCAGCCAAGGGAGTCCAAGAGAACGTATACGCCAAGCAGCTGATGATAAGCACGATGGAGAGAGCAGATCTCGCTGGCGCTCTACGCAGCAAACTTCTCATCAGCCATCGTGAGTGCAGGCATCCAGGTCGACTTTTTTATCTCACAGTTGCTTACTATACCCAGGAATGTACGGCAACCTCCAAGAGCTAGCATCGGAGCTGTTTTACGATAGGTTGTTGATGTCCGGTATACCCGAGACTGAGAGATTCCCTGACACACTCTGCCACCTGCAACGATGGCTAGCGAAGGTCACGGGTGGCAAGGAATGCACTGTACCAAGGGTCCTGTTATGTCACCGAGGTTCAATGGAGGTCAGGGAAAGGTCCAGTTTCTATAACCCAGTCCATGAGGCCTTCATCCAAAAGCGATGTTACGAGCTACTCCAGGATTCGAACTTCCAGCGCGTCGATCAGCCCGACAAACCTGGTCGGATTCTAATCATTACGCCTTACAAGACAGCTCTATTGCGGTACGAACGTTTTATCAAAGTCCTTCCATCCGAGTTCCAAGCCAGACTCGAGATCGAATTGAGATTGAATGCCATGGAAGTTCGTACAGTCGACTCGGCCCAAGGCCACGAGGCCGACTTCGTGTTCGTCGATACGGTTCGGACAAAGAGTGCCGGGTTTCTGAACGACCCGAAGAGACTTTGTGTCATGCTGACACGCGCCAGACTTGGGGAGATGGTGCTGATGCATGAAGGGATGACAAAGAAACTTAGCATTGGCAGAAGCCTGCTGGACGCCGAATGGACGACAAAGGTGTATGATCACTGCCGTCAGAATGGTCAACTGCACTACATTGGCTGAAGTATATGGCAAGGGATGAGGGATTATGTTGTGGAATTGGACAAACTTTGACAGTGGAAGGTATACTGCCACTTTCTCTAAAAGGGTGGTACACTGAGATACGGGCCAGAAAAAAGGTGTAAACTAGATAATGGAATTGAGAGAAAGCATGTTCAGAGGCATGGCATGTTTCTTTTGGTGTGCTGAGCCCCCGGCTGTGTTTTTTATTCCTCTCTGTGCTCCCAGAAGCCCTTCAAATTCCTCACCCGGGTTCTCTCTGTTGTCTCAAGGCTACACTGTTTTTCCCCCAATATGCAATGCTAATGATCAACCAGTAACCACTGTCAGCATTCCGTGCATTATGAGGGGAAAAGATGCGGTAGAACCAAATCTGCTAGACTGGGTCCGGCAGGGGCTTGTTTGTAACTTGATGGTTTCTGCCCGTATAAGAAACATTGGTTGGAGAACATGATGAAGATATAGGGGAATGGAGGGTTTTGTTGAAGATTGCCATGTCAGTCCAGAAGAAAACAGAGACATGCTTCCATATCATCTTTCTGGTTCCTTGTTTTTTTCCTACCCCAACCACAATGCTCTTGAGGGTCACTGACAAGAAATTGATAGGAAAAGAGTCCATCAAGTCCAAAACAGAACTTGGGCCCAGCATGGAAAAATGAAGTCCTCAAGATCTTGATGAACTGAACCCGGGCCATCGATATCGGGATTTTGACACAAATTCAAATGACCGAGGCAGCGAACTCGTGATATCTTGCCATAGCATGTGCATGCCGTGAAGCTCATTTGTACATCAGGCTGAACCCTTTCGCAGCCCATCTCATCATATCTGGGGTTCTAGATTGCAATCCGGCTTCTCAATACCCATTCGGCCTTTCCCGAGATCCTTTCTCAGAACTCAAGTCAGAAAATCGGACTTCATCACGGCCTTATCGAGCTCAGTTTGGATTGGCCGTGCTGATAGTCACTCAAAAATGCCACCCAGTCAGACGGCGATGTCGTGTGCCACCGCATATGCAGCTTGTCAGTCGAAACCTATAATCTAGCAGTTGCTTCTACCGGCAGAGATATGGTGGTTGCAGTATCTGCTGAATCCAGTGGCGTTAGCGAACACCTGCGCCAAGACGATAAGAAATTGCTGGGCATCCCCCTCTTGCAAGCGGGCCATCCTCATGTAAACTGGACACGCCCACCCTCTTCCTCATGGCTGCCAACCATCCGGTGAAGCATTGCTTCAGAACATTCTTCTCTGGACCCGGAGGTGGGACGTTTGACTACGCCGTCGCGAAaagaacgccgccgaggccatcgatTCCAGAAGCAGGTCGACCATGGCGGATGCAAATACGATGACTGCATCGATACCAGCAACCCAGTCGCAATCGACCGAAACCGGGGTACCAGCTGCCTGCTTCGACGTCTGCAGTGCGTACTTCTATAGCCTGAGAACACCTCTTCTGCTCCCGAGATAAAATCTGACCAGGGTTACCGTATAGACAATGCATACATTGAAATTCAACACGTCGGCAAGACTCCTTCGATATGTAACGGAGATTCAGACTTTTCGCGGGGCTACCGAGAGTGTGTTTCCTGCTTCGAGGCAAACTCGGATCGTACAAACGATGCCACCAACGTCTATCTTGAACTGAAGTTCCGGCAGTTCCTAGATTACTGTGCACTGCAGACGACACAACCCAGCTATCCCTCTACCCTCCTGACGATCAGGACGGTTGTCCAGTTCGCCGACATAACTGCCATTGACGGGAAGGTTCTTTCGGGCGTGCTGCAGACGAGGACAGTGACGGAGCTGAAAGCAGAAGCCACTACCGAACTGCACACATTCTCTCGACAGACGTTTTCGTGGCAGACTCCGATACCGAGCGAGACGAAACCGAACGAGACTGAGCCCAGGGCTACGTCGGCGACTAGCGCAGGGGAGCCCTCCCCGGAGATGAGCAATGCGTGGGTAGCCGGGCCCGTGATCGGCGTCTTGACGGCAATCCTGCTTGTGCTCGCCGGGCTGTGGTTCCTCCGACGTCGTAGAAGGCGAGGGCTAGATCACTCCGCGGCCGGCGAAAACGACGATGGGAAGGAGGAGTTCCTCAAGGCGCAGCTTCATTCAGACTGTGTCCCGCGGCAGCCCGCGACGGAGCTCGAGGGTTCGTATCCGAAAACCATGCCCGAGATGATGACCAACGAGATTGCCGCTCAAGAGATGCCCGTCTCGGAAGGCGGGCATGTGGAAGGGGTGACGGGGAGAGGCCGATAAAaaggccgacgtcgtcctcttTCGTGTTGTCTTTTTCACGGCGATTGTGGTTCCCGTTCATTTACTTGCAAGGCAGATCATAGTAGCGCCGAGACAGCACGTATCATTAAATCtcattcttttttttttttgactGCCTTCTCGGCGTTGGTATCACATCACGTTCCTCCCAAAGAGCACCATCCAACACCCCAGTACCTCAGCCAATTATGCCGCGCCTCGCCCGGTTGGAGCCCGTAAACTGCAAGTTCTCGTTGCCAGAGACGCCCGTCAAGACGTTCCCGATGCCCTGgacctcgccgttgccgccttGCATGATGGTAGCGTAGTTGTTGGCGACCAGCTGGATGCCCGACACGAAACCCTGCTCGTCAAAAGCGCAGTGGCCGCCGTTGGGCGAGTTGTTGACCGTCTGCTTGGCGTTTACCTGGTCGGTGCTCAGGCCGGCGTCCGTGGCGATCTTCTCGTAGGCTTTAATAGAGGCCGGAATAGCCTCCTGCAGGTTAGAGAGCTCCTGGAGGGTGCTCTGGAAGTGGATGCGGGTGCCAGCGATGGCCTGGGGGTCCTGGACGGGGACCTGGGgttcgaggccgccgcagTTGAGAAGCACACCATTGCCGGCAAAGTTCTGCATGTGGGCGGGCATGAAGAAGCCCGAGAGCATCAGCGAGCCGCCCGAGACGCCGGTGAAGAAGACGTTGGACTGGTTGAAAGCCATCATCTGCGGGAGGGTCTTCTGGACGAGGTCGTTGACAGCCTGGGAGTGGGCGACGCCGTCAGTGCGCCGGagtccttggccgcctcccCAGAAGAGATTCGGGTCCGgcgcgaggacggcaacgccggcgaggttCTGCTGCACGCCCTGGTTGGGCATGTCGAAGAAGGactggccgccatcgccgtggaggaggacgttGAGGCCGAGGGTGCCCTGGGCCCcgggctgggcggcggcgccggggacgCCGCTTGCCGCGGTGAACTGCTCGGCTGGGCCGCTGATCTTGAACCGGAGATCGAGGCCACTGGGGTTTCGTGTCAGCCGGCGTTGTCTCTCTTGAAAACAACAGGAGGAAGGGGTAGGTTTGTTTCGAGCGAGTGAGTCTTACTTGACGTTCGCCGTCATGTCGAGAATCATGGACCCGTCGGCCGCTTGCGAGATCCCTTGGGGCACCTGcgcggcctgctgctgcgcggTCTGCCTGTTGGTGCGACCGTTTCCATtcccaccgccaccgccgccgcctctgttCCCGTTTCCTTTCCTATTCTGCGGCGCGCCGTGGACGACGCTCAGCAGGCTGAGGACGACTGCGAGGGCGGTCAAGGGAGAGCGGACGGTCAACATCCTGTCGAAGGGGGAGTAACAAGGCTGTATTAAAACAAGAATAATAAGAGGGAAAGCAAAAGAGGAAGCCAGGAAGTGATTGGCAGCCAAGCTTGCGGCGCACGAAGATCAGATCCTTGGTATTTCTTGGTAGTGCCAAAAATAAGAATAAATTGGAATATCCCAAAAACCCGGGGAAGTCAAGAATCgaaaaggaaagagaaaCCGGAAAAGGAgtcgaggggaggggagaatGGCAGGTTAGGTTTATCTTAAAAGACGAGTAAACCACTGCATGGGCATTGGCCATCTCGTAGTCATGGGCTTGCTTgtgtcccccccccaacaTCCGAAATGGAACAACGGATAGTTCTGCAATGAACCGGCCTTGCTTCACGGCACATggccagctgctgctgtctTCAGGCTGAGAGCGGAGAGGGGTATGGCCAGGGGAGAAAACGGCCAGTCATACGGGCCACCTGGGAAGCGAACCATCTCGAACCAAGGGACGAGAGAGAACAGGGGAGGAAGATGGGGGATAAGCTTGTCTTGTCTCCGTTTCGCCTGGACTCGGTTGTGTATGAGACTTGGGACAAGTCAGTCTGGGTCTGATCGTCTTCTGGCTgggttgacgacgccgaatGCAATCATCAGAAGGCTCCCGAGAACAAGTCAAGTCCAGCAAGGGGAATGAACAATATGCTCTCTACGGAGACGCTTAACTGGTTCAAATTGGCAGCAGCGAACATGCATGGACTGGGCCGCTGTGAGGGTGCAAACAACATCCTCCTTGGCCCTTGGGCGAAGAAGTTGTGTAAGTAAGGCTCGACGAGTGTTTCGCTTGGCGCGTCTCTCCCAGCCCGGGACTCGGGAGCACCAGGATGCAGGCGAAAGAAGGTGTCGCAGACGTTTGAGGTTTGTCGAAACCAACCCCTGGACGCCCCCGGGGTGCCCTAGTCCCCCTGTCAAGCACCGCCGGCACCCGCCGCCAGCCATCCCCACTCGGGCTCTGTCCACAGTCCCTCTCCGCCACTGGCCAGGCCTGCGAATGGCAGCGCTTTGGTTTGTCACGACAGTCGCTGCTTCCTTCAAGGAATTCCAAAATAGCCATCCCAAAAAGAACAGATCCCCAAAAACTGGCCTTGTTTCAATAAAAGACGAGCAAGGTCCCTTGGATTTCTCCGTGGCATCATCGGGCGGGCTTGGTGTTTTGGATCTTCACGAGCTCAGGAAATGCTAAGAGCGACTAAGCATTGAGGTTCGGCAAGCGAGGATCCTGGTATGCAGGCACGAGGTTGTTGTGATTGGTTCTTTTTTCCAATTTTGGTGCAGTCCAGCTTGAAGCTTAGGTCTTGGGCTCTGGATAGAACAAAAAGGTTTGCACACTcagggttttttttttgttgttgttttttgtAGCAAAGACCAGGAACATCGAGACACCTTGCTACTCGGCATTAGCTTTTTCGGCGTTGGTCGACTCGAGGATGAGGGCACAGGGGCTCAGACGTCACTGGTTTCGTAATCGCCCGTCTGAACAAGAGAAGTAGCACAATCCACAGAATAGAAATCGCTAAATATGAGCGTTGCGTGGCATACGTCGTACATGCGCCCGAACTCGATCGTCTAATGCCAGCAGCCTCTCGTATCCATCCCGCCCATCTAAACCCGCCAGCCGAAGTTgtatacacacacacacacacacacacacacacaaatTGGCCAACAAACCCTCGGGTACGTTTTGTGCTCAGAGCTTCGCCCCCTTGGCCCTCCTGGTCTCCTTTTCGCGGTCAcggaggagacgacggagaATCTTGCCGCTGGGGCTCTTGGGGATGATGTCGACGAACTCCACGCCGCCCTTGAGCCACTTATGCCGCGCCTTGTGCTCCTCAACATACTTGCTGATGTCGgccgcgacctcggcctcgggcttgCTCTCGtagccggcggcgcggacgacGTAGGCCTTGGgcacctcgccggcgcggtcGTCT
This window contains:
- a CDS encoding Putative P-loop containing nucleoside triphosphate hydrolase, DNA2/NAM7 helicase, helicase → MLLSSWNVGYGPIDESPIMETSQPVPCVLSFNIMAEDNTGIDDDKRGLPDLQQPQLSDRGCGFRMVHSFQSKQEFARVHGDGTKVEMINEAFAMDQFNNTTRTRYAWVVAPIPGPYSLISSDLQKQWIVLVELPSTPERFFPAEGDTCKIAFLQDFEFDGIPYNQGMLAAERVSNPYDDMLDRHPYSSHAVFTVTTEYFAHPVTKERFHPLASIEIAQPIDVSHPPTPLTLRNAVVCKLQVQSNTVTYEAELLALSVLTEPKKESNVLPEATIGTFEYLLDFRKEPTFRVDLFEKLPHMNQPNKHPNAFLQAVYNRLDHDHKHVYEQLRQIPAGLALILGCPGAGKTSLNTFIAAMAMSQPVMKPQGDGKQKRQPVKILYLLDVNYPCDDAASRVHHLLKDAGINKSVIRVRGCAREMKHSAKLHPQPQAPEEDATPDFTAGFLKQARLFSGLQRVLRDEKRAPTLDEVAWDRYEADKTKHKALTTMLNKLGQGATKTKRTARELRICVAKLYFSVIREADFIATTPVGAAGYLSKMFRPDIVFLDEAAHARELTAMIPIALYSPHAFILTGDTRQTRPFVECAKGSAKGVQENVYAKQLMISTMERADLAGALRSKLLISHRMYGNLQELASELFYDRLLMSGIPETERFPDTLCHLQRWLAKVTGGKECTVPRVLLCHRGSMEVRERSSFYNPVHEAFIQKRCYELLQDSNFQRVDQPDKPGRILIITPYKTALLRYERFIKVLPSEFQARLEIELRLNAMEVRTVDSAQGHEADFVFVDTVRTKSAGFLNDPKRLCVMLTRARLGEMVLMHEGMTKKLSIGRSLLDAEWTTKVYDHCRQNGQLHYIG